From the genome of Carassius gibelio isolate Cgi1373 ecotype wild population from Czech Republic chromosome B10, carGib1.2-hapl.c, whole genome shotgun sequence, one region includes:
- the LOC127966845 gene encoding transcription factor RFX3-like isoform X1, with amino-acid sequence MQTPEAGADSTSSVPLQTSVPVPSAVSVQQVASQVQQQAQTVQQVQHVYQTQVQYVQEENNPGYTNGTIRTYSYSEPQLYNQNSGGNYFDTQGSSAQVSSHSLTNNGNGALAMGLSGGQIISSSGAYLIGGNSMDGSAPHSTAQTTRASPATIEMAIETLQKSEGLSSQRSSLLNSHLQWLLDNYETAEGVSLPRSTLYSHYLRHCQEQKLDPVNAASFGKLIRSIFMGLRTRRLGTRGNSKYHYYGIRVKPDSPLNRLQEDMQYMALRQQPVQQKQRFKPVPKIDGVSGESFSSGGHTPSAAEQTFIAQSQHHQQFLDGSIALPEFTELDLGEPVEGVGPEDVKALQTLYREHCEAILDVVVNLQFNLIENLWQTFWRYSPSSSVEGVTITENSGLSEIEGRLPRTGLILLCGNEAVLKWMNTCDHLMYQALVEILIPDVLRPIPSALTQAIRNFAKSLEGWLTNAMSSIPQRMIQTKVSAVSAFAQTLRRYTSLNHLAQAARAVLQNTSQINQMLSDLNRVDFANVQEQASWVCQCEEGVVQRLEQDFKATLQQQSSLEQWAAWLDNVVTQILKPYEDKPSLPKAARQFLLKWSFYSSMVIRDLTLRSAASFGSFHLIRLLYDEYMFYLVEHRVAQATGETPIRVMGEFQDLNNMSPANIDKDEVSEMDSDLDEEMEEMEECDEPLAKREKAEPEVMQVEDGSGAVLSVVQSSMLSASPSSEHILSSSGTSTIRHCSSLGNTYASV; translated from the exons ATGCAGACCCCCGAGGCCGGCGCTGACTCCACGTCCAGCGTGCCGCTCCAGACCAGCGTGCCTGTGCCGTCTGCGGTCAGTGTCCAGCAGGTGGCGTCTCAGGTCCAGCAACAG GCGCAGACTGTTCAACAGGTCCAGCATGTGTATCAAACACAGGTGCAGTACGTTCAGGAGGAAAACAACCCCGGTTACACCAACGGGACCAT ACGGACGTATTCATACTCAGAACCGCAGCTGTACAACCAGAACAGCGGCGGGAACTACTTCGACACGCAGGGCAGCTCGGCTCAGGTGAGCTCTCACAGTTTGACCAACAACGGGAACGGTGCTCTGGCCATGGGGCTGTCAGGAGGACAGATCATCAGCAGCTCAGGAGCGTATCTGATTGGAGGAAACTCCATGGATGGCTCCGCCCCTCACAGCACGGCTCAGACCACTAGAGCCTCCCCCGCCACG ATTGAAATGGCGATTGAGACGCTCCAAAAGTCTGAAGGTTTGTCCAGTCAGAGAAGTTCGCTGCTCAACAGTCAT CTGCAATGGCTCCTGGATAATTACGAGACGGCGGAGGGCGTGAGTCTGCCGCGCTCCACGCTCTACAGTCACTACCTGCGCCACTGTCAGGAGCAGAAGCTGGATCCCGTCAACGCTGCGTCCTTCGGGAAGCTCATCCGCTCCATCTTCATGGGGCTGCGCACACGCCGCTTGGGCACCCG AGGGAACTCTAAGTATCACTATTACGGGATCCGTGTGAAGCCGGACTCTCCTCTGAACCGGTTGCAGGAGGACATGCAGTACATGGCATTGAGACAGCAGCCCGTCCAGCAGAAGCAGAG ATTCAAGCCGGTACCGAAGATTGACGGTGTTTCGGGGGAGAGCTTCTCCAGCGGGGGCCACACACCCAGCGCTGCGGAGCAGACCTTCATCGCTCAAAGCCAGCATCATCAGCAGTTCCTCG ACGGGTCCATAGCTCTGCCAGAGTTCACTGAACTTGACCTCGGAGAGCCTGTGGAAGGCGTCGGACCAGAGGACGTCAAAGCCCTTCAGACGCTGTACAGAGAGCACTGCGAG GCCATTTTGGACGTAGTGGTGAACCTTCAGTTCAATCTAATCGAGAACTTGTGGCAGACTTTCTGGCGCTATTCTCCATCCAGCTCTGTAGAGGGCGTCACCATCACTGAAAACAG TGGTCTGAGTGAAATCGAGGGCCGCCTGCCGCGGACCGGACTGATTCTGCTCTGTGGAAACGAGGCAGTGCTAAAGTGGATGAACACCTGTGATCATCTGATGTACCAGGCCCTCGTGGAGATCCTCATCCCTGATGTTCTGAGACCCATTCCTA GTGCCTTGACTCAAGCCATCCGTAATTTTGCCAAAAGCCTTGAGGGCTGGCTCACCAACGCCATGAGCAGCATCCCTCAGAGGATGATCCAGACCAAG GTTTCTGCTGTTAGTGCCTTCGCTCAGACGCTGCGCAGATACACGTCTCTGAATCATCTGGCGCAGGCGGCCCGTGCAGTGCTGCAGAACACCTCCCAGATCAACCAGATGCTCAGCGACCTCAACCGGGTCGACTTTGCCAATGTTCAG GAGCAGGCCTCGTGGGTGTGCCAGTGTGAAGAGGGCGTAGTTCAACGCCTCGAGCAGGACTTCAAGGCCACCCTCCAGCAGCAGAGCTCTTTGGAACAGTGGGCAGCTTGGCTGGACAACGTGGTCACTCAAATACTCAAGCCGTACGAGGATAAACCATCCCTCCCCAAAGCTGCACGCCAGTTCCTGCTCAAGTGGTCCTTCTACAG CTCTATGGTCATCAGAGACCTGACCCTCCGCAGCGCGGCGAGTTTCGGCTCGTTCCACTTGATCCGGCTGCTGTACGACGAGTACATGTTCTATCTGGTGGAGCACCGCGTCGCACAGGCCACAGGAGAGACGCCCATCAGAGTTATGGGAGAG TTTCAGGACCTGAATAACATGTCACCTGCCAACATCGACAAAG ACGAGGTGAGTGAGATGGACAGTGATCTGGACGAGGAGATGGAGGAGATGGAGGAGTGTGACGAGCCTCTGGCCAAGCGGGAGAAAGCGGAGCCCGAGGTCATGCAGGTGGAGGACGGCAGCGGCGCGGTGCTGAGCGTGGTTCAGTCCAGCATGCTCAGCGCTTCACCCTCGAGCGAACACATCCTCAGCTCGAGCGGAACCAGCACCATCCGCCACTGCAGCAGTCTGGGAAACACATACGCCTCGGTCTGA
- the LOC127966845 gene encoding transcription factor RFX3-like isoform X2, producing MQTPEAGADSTSSVPLQTSVPVPSAVSVQQVASQVQQQAQTVQQVQHVYQTQVQYVQEENNPGYTNGTIRTYSYSEPQLYNQNSGGNYFDTQGSSAQVSSHSLTNNGNGALAMGLSGGQIISSSGAYLIGGNSMDGSAPHSTAQTTRASPATLQWLLDNYETAEGVSLPRSTLYSHYLRHCQEQKLDPVNAASFGKLIRSIFMGLRTRRLGTRGNSKYHYYGIRVKPDSPLNRLQEDMQYMALRQQPVQQKQRFKPVPKIDGVSGESFSSGGHTPSAAEQTFIAQSQHHQQFLDGSIALPEFTELDLGEPVEGVGPEDVKALQTLYREHCEAILDVVVNLQFNLIENLWQTFWRYSPSSSVEGVTITENSGLSEIEGRLPRTGLILLCGNEAVLKWMNTCDHLMYQALVEILIPDVLRPIPSALTQAIRNFAKSLEGWLTNAMSSIPQRMIQTKVSAVSAFAQTLRRYTSLNHLAQAARAVLQNTSQINQMLSDLNRVDFANVQEQASWVCQCEEGVVQRLEQDFKATLQQQSSLEQWAAWLDNVVTQILKPYEDKPSLPKAARQFLLKWSFYSSMVIRDLTLRSAASFGSFHLIRLLYDEYMFYLVEHRVAQATGETPIRVMGEFQDLNNMSPANIDKDEVSEMDSDLDEEMEEMEECDEPLAKREKAEPEVMQVEDGSGAVLSVVQSSMLSASPSSEHILSSSGTSTIRHCSSLGNTYASV from the exons ATGCAGACCCCCGAGGCCGGCGCTGACTCCACGTCCAGCGTGCCGCTCCAGACCAGCGTGCCTGTGCCGTCTGCGGTCAGTGTCCAGCAGGTGGCGTCTCAGGTCCAGCAACAG GCGCAGACTGTTCAACAGGTCCAGCATGTGTATCAAACACAGGTGCAGTACGTTCAGGAGGAAAACAACCCCGGTTACACCAACGGGACCAT ACGGACGTATTCATACTCAGAACCGCAGCTGTACAACCAGAACAGCGGCGGGAACTACTTCGACACGCAGGGCAGCTCGGCTCAGGTGAGCTCTCACAGTTTGACCAACAACGGGAACGGTGCTCTGGCCATGGGGCTGTCAGGAGGACAGATCATCAGCAGCTCAGGAGCGTATCTGATTGGAGGAAACTCCATGGATGGCTCCGCCCCTCACAGCACGGCTCAGACCACTAGAGCCTCCCCCGCCACG CTGCAATGGCTCCTGGATAATTACGAGACGGCGGAGGGCGTGAGTCTGCCGCGCTCCACGCTCTACAGTCACTACCTGCGCCACTGTCAGGAGCAGAAGCTGGATCCCGTCAACGCTGCGTCCTTCGGGAAGCTCATCCGCTCCATCTTCATGGGGCTGCGCACACGCCGCTTGGGCACCCG AGGGAACTCTAAGTATCACTATTACGGGATCCGTGTGAAGCCGGACTCTCCTCTGAACCGGTTGCAGGAGGACATGCAGTACATGGCATTGAGACAGCAGCCCGTCCAGCAGAAGCAGAG ATTCAAGCCGGTACCGAAGATTGACGGTGTTTCGGGGGAGAGCTTCTCCAGCGGGGGCCACACACCCAGCGCTGCGGAGCAGACCTTCATCGCTCAAAGCCAGCATCATCAGCAGTTCCTCG ACGGGTCCATAGCTCTGCCAGAGTTCACTGAACTTGACCTCGGAGAGCCTGTGGAAGGCGTCGGACCAGAGGACGTCAAAGCCCTTCAGACGCTGTACAGAGAGCACTGCGAG GCCATTTTGGACGTAGTGGTGAACCTTCAGTTCAATCTAATCGAGAACTTGTGGCAGACTTTCTGGCGCTATTCTCCATCCAGCTCTGTAGAGGGCGTCACCATCACTGAAAACAG TGGTCTGAGTGAAATCGAGGGCCGCCTGCCGCGGACCGGACTGATTCTGCTCTGTGGAAACGAGGCAGTGCTAAAGTGGATGAACACCTGTGATCATCTGATGTACCAGGCCCTCGTGGAGATCCTCATCCCTGATGTTCTGAGACCCATTCCTA GTGCCTTGACTCAAGCCATCCGTAATTTTGCCAAAAGCCTTGAGGGCTGGCTCACCAACGCCATGAGCAGCATCCCTCAGAGGATGATCCAGACCAAG GTTTCTGCTGTTAGTGCCTTCGCTCAGACGCTGCGCAGATACACGTCTCTGAATCATCTGGCGCAGGCGGCCCGTGCAGTGCTGCAGAACACCTCCCAGATCAACCAGATGCTCAGCGACCTCAACCGGGTCGACTTTGCCAATGTTCAG GAGCAGGCCTCGTGGGTGTGCCAGTGTGAAGAGGGCGTAGTTCAACGCCTCGAGCAGGACTTCAAGGCCACCCTCCAGCAGCAGAGCTCTTTGGAACAGTGGGCAGCTTGGCTGGACAACGTGGTCACTCAAATACTCAAGCCGTACGAGGATAAACCATCCCTCCCCAAAGCTGCACGCCAGTTCCTGCTCAAGTGGTCCTTCTACAG CTCTATGGTCATCAGAGACCTGACCCTCCGCAGCGCGGCGAGTTTCGGCTCGTTCCACTTGATCCGGCTGCTGTACGACGAGTACATGTTCTATCTGGTGGAGCACCGCGTCGCACAGGCCACAGGAGAGACGCCCATCAGAGTTATGGGAGAG TTTCAGGACCTGAATAACATGTCACCTGCCAACATCGACAAAG ACGAGGTGAGTGAGATGGACAGTGATCTGGACGAGGAGATGGAGGAGATGGAGGAGTGTGACGAGCCTCTGGCCAAGCGGGAGAAAGCGGAGCCCGAGGTCATGCAGGTGGAGGACGGCAGCGGCGCGGTGCTGAGCGTGGTTCAGTCCAGCATGCTCAGCGCTTCACCCTCGAGCGAACACATCCTCAGCTCGAGCGGAACCAGCACCATCCGCCACTGCAGCAGTCTGGGAAACACATACGCCTCGGTCTGA